A region from the Oceanidesulfovibrio marinus genome encodes:
- a CDS encoding HD domain-containing protein, protein MAKPSAKTDVAAVPTLDQAATLLAEKGVDKGLWAHSALVAIVAVRLAAALQRAGVELDMNAVAAGGLLHDIAKGSPKHAHAGAHLLEEAGYDGIVEIVARHTEFIVAADAPVSEAEAVYLADKLVRGDNIVLLESRFEHATTRFAGDPKALAAVTRRRAQAIFSLERMARAIGASPEEVAQTPSGHPLENALGAMKDAMPDPALVNQQTAEADLDREEP, encoded by the coding sequence ATGGCGAAACCTTCGGCCAAGACCGACGTCGCAGCAGTTCCCACGCTGGACCAGGCTGCAACCCTGCTTGCTGAAAAGGGCGTGGACAAAGGGCTCTGGGCGCACTCCGCCTTGGTGGCCATCGTTGCGGTGCGCCTCGCCGCAGCGCTTCAGCGCGCCGGGGTAGAGCTTGACATGAACGCCGTGGCCGCCGGAGGATTGCTGCACGACATCGCCAAGGGCTCGCCCAAGCACGCCCACGCCGGCGCGCACCTGCTGGAGGAAGCCGGCTACGACGGCATTGTGGAGATCGTGGCCCGGCACACGGAGTTCATCGTAGCGGCGGATGCGCCCGTGAGCGAGGCCGAGGCCGTCTACCTGGCGGACAAGCTGGTGCGCGGGGACAACATCGTCCTGCTGGAGTCGCGGTTCGAGCACGCAACCACGCGGTTCGCCGGCGACCCCAAGGCGCTGGCCGCCGTGACGCGACGCAGAGCCCAGGCTATCTTCAGCCTGGAGCGCATGGCCAGGGCCATCGGGGCCTCACCGGAAGAGGTCGCCCAAACGCCGAGCGGCCATCCTTTGGAGAACGCCCTGGGTGCGATGAAGGATGCGATGCCCGACCCCGCATTAGTGAATCAACAAACCGCCGAAGCAGATTTGGACAGGGAGGAGCCATGA